In Felis catus isolate Fca126 chromosome A2, F.catus_Fca126_mat1.0, whole genome shotgun sequence, the following proteins share a genomic window:
- the IL17RE gene encoding interleukin-17 receptor E isoform X4 produces MILPFGIVLCSHVLGALTPRKSMGSPRLAALLLPLLLLIGLSASSGIGCPYLLHWSTHCLLASHMEDALTGGSAHIPCHTQLALPVSLKSWCAQLWLPACYLHLHLMSNPSDLQGGWIHFLVQKYKKSYKFRFCRRHKMPASAQANPVLCLQRKLLNSCCLSEKGHHIAVPFPDISHKGSRSKRTQPSYAKAMEGLPRPSSQRHGGPEFSFELLPEARAIRVTIAPGPEVSVRLCHQWALECEELSSPFEAQKIVSGGHAVDLPYEFFLPCLCIEASYLQEDTVRCKKCPFQNWPEASPSWNVSMDTQAQQLVLHFSSRMHATFSAAWSHPGLGQDSLVPPVYSISQTQGSSPVTLDLIIPFLKPGSCVLVWRSDVQFSWKHLLCPDVSHRHLGLLILALLALTTLSGIVLVLTRRRPLSGPSHARPVLLLHAAESEAQLRLVGALAELLRAALGGGCDVIVDLWEATRVARVGPLPWLWAARARVAQEQGTVLLLWSSADPSLAGGPDSGAAPLRALLRAAPRPLLLLAYFSRLCAKGDIPPPLRALPRYRLLRDLPRLLQALDALPSTEAASWGRLGARPCLQGRLELCRRLEREAAKFCQLRLSRDRRRGTGWNP; encoded by the exons GCTGTGCAGCCATGTTCTGGGGGCTCTGACCCCACGGAAGTCCATGGGGAGCCCCAGACTGGCAGCCCTGCTCCTGCCTCTCCTGCTGCTCAttggcctctctgcctcctctgggaTTGGCTGCCCCTATCTTCTGCACTGGAGCACCCACTGTCTGCTGGCCTCCCACATG GAAGACGCACTCACTG GAGGGTCTGCTCATATTCCTTGCCATACCCAGTTGGCCCTTCCTGTGTCTCTAAAGTCCTGGTGTGCTCAGCTCTGGCTCCCCGCCTGCTATTTGCACCTGCATCTGATGTCAAATCCTTCAG ACCTCCAGGGGGGCTGGATCCACTTCCTGGTGCAGAAATACAAAAAGTCATACAAGTTCCGGTTCTGTAGGAGACACAAGATGCCAGCATCTGCTCAG GCCAACCCTGTTCTCTGCCTACAGAGGAAGCTGCTGAATAGCTGTTGCCTGTCTGAGAAGGGTCATCACATTGCTGTCCCCTTCCCAGACATCTCTCACAAGGGATCACGCTCTAAAAGGACCCAACCTTCATATGCAAAGGCAATGGAAGGTCTCCCCAGACCCAGCTCACAAAGGCATGGAG GGCCCGAGTTCTCCTTTGAATTGTTGCCTGAGGCACGGGCTATTCGAGTGACCATTGCCCCGGGACCCGAGGTCAGCGTGCGTCTTTGTCACCAGTGGGCACTAGAATGCGAGGAGCTGAGCAGTCCCTTCGAGGCCCAG AAAATTGTGTCTGGGGGCCATGCTGTAGACCTGCCTTATGAATTCTTTCTGCCGTGTCTGTGCATAGAG GCATCCTACCTGCAAGAGGACACTGTGAGGTGCAAAAAATGCCCCTTCCAGAACTGGCCTGAAGCCT CCCCATCCTGGAATGTGAGCATGGATACCCAGGCCCAGCAGCTGGTCCTTCACTTCTCCTCGAGGATGCACGCCACCTTCAGTGCTGCCTGGAGCCATCCAGGCTTGGGGCAGGACAGCTTGGTGCCCCCTGTGTATAGCATTAGCCAG ACTCAGGGGTCAAGCCCAGTGACGCTAGACCTCATCATTCCCTTCCTGAAGCCAGGGAGCTGTGTCCTG GTGTGGAGGTCAGATGTTCAGTTTTCCTGGAAGCACCTTTTGTGTCCGGATG TCTCCCATAGACACCTGGGGCTCTTGATCCTGGCACTGCTGGCACTCACCACCCTCTCGGGCATTGTTCTGGTCCTCACTCGCCGGCGCCCACTGTCAG GCCCGAGCCACGCGCGGCCGGTGTTGCTGCTGCACGCGGCGGAGTCAGAGGCGCAGCTGCGCCTGGTGGGAGCACTGGCTGAACTGCTTCGGGCAGCGCTGGGCGGCGGGTGCGACGTGATCGTGGACCTGTGGGAGGCTACGCGCGTAGCGCGCGTGGGCCCGCTGCCGTGGCTGTGGGCGGCGCGGGCGCGCGTGGCGCAGGAGCAGGGCACCGTGCTGCTGCTGTGGAGCAGTGCCGACCCCAGTCTGGCCGGTGGTCCGGATTCCGGCGCAGCGCCCCTGCGCGCCCTGCTCCGCGCGGCCCCGCGCCCGCTGCTGCTGCTCGCTTACTTCAGTCGCCTCTGCGCCAAGGGCGACATTCCCCCGCCACTGCGCGCCCTGCCACGCTACCGCCTGCTGCGCGACCTGCCGCGGCTGCTGCAGGCGTTAGATGCGCTACCTTCCACCGAAGCCGCCAGCTGGGGCCGCCTCGGGGCTCGTCCGTGCCTGCAGGGTCGCCTGGAGCTGTGCCGACGGCTGGAACGGGAGGCCGCCAAATTTTGCCAACTGAGGCTGAGCAGAGACAGGCGTAGGGGTACTGGCTGGAACCCCTGA
- the IL17RE gene encoding interleukin-17 receptor E isoform X3 encodes MGSPRLAALLLPLLLLIGLSASSGIGCPYLLHWSTHCLLASHMEDALTGGSAHIPCHTQLALPVSLKSWCAQLWLPACYLHLHLMSNPSDLQGGWIHFLVQKYKKSYKFRFCRRHKMPASAQANPVLCLQRKLLNSCCLSEKGHHIAVPFPDISHKGSRSKRTQPSYAKAMEGLPRPSSQRHGGPEFSFELLPEARAIRVTIAPGPEVSVRLCHQWALECEELSSPFEAQKIVSGGHAVDLPYEFFLPCLCIEASYLQEDTVRCKKCPFQNWPEAYGSDFWKSVHFTDYSQHSQMVMALTLRCPLKLEASLCQRQGWHTLCEDLPNATARESQGWYVLEGVDLHPQLCFKFSFGNSSHVECPRGTAPSWNVSMDTQAQQLVLHFSSRMHATFSAAWSHPGLGQDSLVPPVYSISQTQGSSPVTLDLIIPFLKPGSCVLVWRSDVQFSWKHLLCPDVSHRHLGLLILALLALTTLSGIVLVLTRRRPLSGPSHARPVLLLHAAESEAQLRLVGALAELLRAALGGGCDVIVDLWEATRVARVGPLPWLWAARARVAQEQGTVLLLWSSADPSLAGGPDSGAAPLRALLRAAPRPLLLLAYFSRLCAKGDIPPPLRALPRYRLLRDLPRLLQALDALPSTEAASWGRLGARPCLQGRLELCRRLEREAAKFCQLRLSRDRRRGTGWNP; translated from the exons ATGGGGAGCCCCAGACTGGCAGCCCTGCTCCTGCCTCTCCTGCTGCTCAttggcctctctgcctcctctgggaTTGGCTGCCCCTATCTTCTGCACTGGAGCACCCACTGTCTGCTGGCCTCCCACATG GAAGACGCACTCACTG GAGGGTCTGCTCATATTCCTTGCCATACCCAGTTGGCCCTTCCTGTGTCTCTAAAGTCCTGGTGTGCTCAGCTCTGGCTCCCCGCCTGCTATTTGCACCTGCATCTGATGTCAAATCCTTCAG ACCTCCAGGGGGGCTGGATCCACTTCCTGGTGCAGAAATACAAAAAGTCATACAAGTTCCGGTTCTGTAGGAGACACAAGATGCCAGCATCTGCTCAG GCCAACCCTGTTCTCTGCCTACAGAGGAAGCTGCTGAATAGCTGTTGCCTGTCTGAGAAGGGTCATCACATTGCTGTCCCCTTCCCAGACATCTCTCACAAGGGATCACGCTCTAAAAGGACCCAACCTTCATATGCAAAGGCAATGGAAGGTCTCCCCAGACCCAGCTCACAAAGGCATGGAG GGCCCGAGTTCTCCTTTGAATTGTTGCCTGAGGCACGGGCTATTCGAGTGACCATTGCCCCGGGACCCGAGGTCAGCGTGCGTCTTTGTCACCAGTGGGCACTAGAATGCGAGGAGCTGAGCAGTCCCTTCGAGGCCCAG AAAATTGTGTCTGGGGGCCATGCTGTAGACCTGCCTTATGAATTCTTTCTGCCGTGTCTGTGCATAGAG GCATCCTACCTGCAAGAGGACACTGTGAGGTGCAAAAAATGCCCCTTCCAGAACTGGCCTGAAGCCT ATGGCTCGGACTTCTGGAAGTCAGTGCACTTTACTGACTACAGCCAGCACAGTCAGATGGTCATGGCTCTAACCCTCCGCTGCCCACTGAAGCTGGAGGCCTCCCTctgccagaggcagggctggcaCACCCTCTGTGAAGACCTCCCCAATGCCACGGCTCGAGAGTCACAGGGG TGGTATGTTTTGGAGGGAGTAGACTTGCACCCCCAGCTCTGCTTCAAG TTCTCTTTTGGAAATAGCAGCCACGTTGAATGCCCCCGCGGGACTG CCCCATCCTGGAATGTGAGCATGGATACCCAGGCCCAGCAGCTGGTCCTTCACTTCTCCTCGAGGATGCACGCCACCTTCAGTGCTGCCTGGAGCCATCCAGGCTTGGGGCAGGACAGCTTGGTGCCCCCTGTGTATAGCATTAGCCAG ACTCAGGGGTCAAGCCCAGTGACGCTAGACCTCATCATTCCCTTCCTGAAGCCAGGGAGCTGTGTCCTG GTGTGGAGGTCAGATGTTCAGTTTTCCTGGAAGCACCTTTTGTGTCCGGATG TCTCCCATAGACACCTGGGGCTCTTGATCCTGGCACTGCTGGCACTCACCACCCTCTCGGGCATTGTTCTGGTCCTCACTCGCCGGCGCCCACTGTCAG GCCCGAGCCACGCGCGGCCGGTGTTGCTGCTGCACGCGGCGGAGTCAGAGGCGCAGCTGCGCCTGGTGGGAGCACTGGCTGAACTGCTTCGGGCAGCGCTGGGCGGCGGGTGCGACGTGATCGTGGACCTGTGGGAGGCTACGCGCGTAGCGCGCGTGGGCCCGCTGCCGTGGCTGTGGGCGGCGCGGGCGCGCGTGGCGCAGGAGCAGGGCACCGTGCTGCTGCTGTGGAGCAGTGCCGACCCCAGTCTGGCCGGTGGTCCGGATTCCGGCGCAGCGCCCCTGCGCGCCCTGCTCCGCGCGGCCCCGCGCCCGCTGCTGCTGCTCGCTTACTTCAGTCGCCTCTGCGCCAAGGGCGACATTCCCCCGCCACTGCGCGCCCTGCCACGCTACCGCCTGCTGCGCGACCTGCCGCGGCTGCTGCAGGCGTTAGATGCGCTACCTTCCACCGAAGCCGCCAGCTGGGGCCGCCTCGGGGCTCGTCCGTGCCTGCAGGGTCGCCTGGAGCTGTGCCGACGGCTGGAACGGGAGGCCGCCAAATTTTGCCAACTGAGGCTGAGCAGAGACAGGCGTAGGGGTACTGGCTGGAACCCCTGA
- the IL17RE gene encoding interleukin-17 receptor E isoform X5, translated as MILPFGIVLCSHVLGALTPRKSMGSPRLAALLLPLLLLIGLSASSGIGCPYLLHWSTHCLLASHMEDALTGGSAHIPCHTQLALPVSLKSWCAQLWLPACYLHLHLMSNPSDLQGGWIHFLVQKYKKSYKFRFCRRHKMPASAQKIVSGGHAVDLPYEFFLPCLCIEASYLQEDTVRCKKCPFQNWPEAYGSDFWKSVHFTDYSQHSQMVMALTLRCPLKLEASLCQRQGWHTLCEDLPNATARESQGWYVLEGVDLHPQLCFKFSFGNSSHVECPRGTAPSWNVSMDTQAQQLVLHFSSRMHATFSAAWSHPGLGQDSLVPPVYSISQTQGSSPVTLDLIIPFLKPGSCVLVWRSDVQFSWKHLLCPDVSHRHLGLLILALLALTTLSGIVLVLTRRRPLSGPSHARPVLLLHAAESEAQLRLVGALAELLRAALGGGCDVIVDLWEATRVARVGPLPWLWAARARVAQEQGTVLLLWSSADPSLAGGPDSGAAPLRALLRAAPRPLLLLAYFSRLCAKGDIPPPLRALPRYRLLRDLPRLLQALDALPSTEAASWGRLGARPCLQGRLELCRRLEREAAKFCQLRLSRDRRRGTGWNP; from the exons GCTGTGCAGCCATGTTCTGGGGGCTCTGACCCCACGGAAGTCCATGGGGAGCCCCAGACTGGCAGCCCTGCTCCTGCCTCTCCTGCTGCTCAttggcctctctgcctcctctgggaTTGGCTGCCCCTATCTTCTGCACTGGAGCACCCACTGTCTGCTGGCCTCCCACATG GAAGACGCACTCACTG GAGGGTCTGCTCATATTCCTTGCCATACCCAGTTGGCCCTTCCTGTGTCTCTAAAGTCCTGGTGTGCTCAGCTCTGGCTCCCCGCCTGCTATTTGCACCTGCATCTGATGTCAAATCCTTCAG ACCTCCAGGGGGGCTGGATCCACTTCCTGGTGCAGAAATACAAAAAGTCATACAAGTTCCGGTTCTGTAGGAGACACAAGATGCCAGCATCTGCTCAG AAAATTGTGTCTGGGGGCCATGCTGTAGACCTGCCTTATGAATTCTTTCTGCCGTGTCTGTGCATAGAG GCATCCTACCTGCAAGAGGACACTGTGAGGTGCAAAAAATGCCCCTTCCAGAACTGGCCTGAAGCCT ATGGCTCGGACTTCTGGAAGTCAGTGCACTTTACTGACTACAGCCAGCACAGTCAGATGGTCATGGCTCTAACCCTCCGCTGCCCACTGAAGCTGGAGGCCTCCCTctgccagaggcagggctggcaCACCCTCTGTGAAGACCTCCCCAATGCCACGGCTCGAGAGTCACAGGGG TGGTATGTTTTGGAGGGAGTAGACTTGCACCCCCAGCTCTGCTTCAAG TTCTCTTTTGGAAATAGCAGCCACGTTGAATGCCCCCGCGGGACTG CCCCATCCTGGAATGTGAGCATGGATACCCAGGCCCAGCAGCTGGTCCTTCACTTCTCCTCGAGGATGCACGCCACCTTCAGTGCTGCCTGGAGCCATCCAGGCTTGGGGCAGGACAGCTTGGTGCCCCCTGTGTATAGCATTAGCCAG ACTCAGGGGTCAAGCCCAGTGACGCTAGACCTCATCATTCCCTTCCTGAAGCCAGGGAGCTGTGTCCTG GTGTGGAGGTCAGATGTTCAGTTTTCCTGGAAGCACCTTTTGTGTCCGGATG TCTCCCATAGACACCTGGGGCTCTTGATCCTGGCACTGCTGGCACTCACCACCCTCTCGGGCATTGTTCTGGTCCTCACTCGCCGGCGCCCACTGTCAG GCCCGAGCCACGCGCGGCCGGTGTTGCTGCTGCACGCGGCGGAGTCAGAGGCGCAGCTGCGCCTGGTGGGAGCACTGGCTGAACTGCTTCGGGCAGCGCTGGGCGGCGGGTGCGACGTGATCGTGGACCTGTGGGAGGCTACGCGCGTAGCGCGCGTGGGCCCGCTGCCGTGGCTGTGGGCGGCGCGGGCGCGCGTGGCGCAGGAGCAGGGCACCGTGCTGCTGCTGTGGAGCAGTGCCGACCCCAGTCTGGCCGGTGGTCCGGATTCCGGCGCAGCGCCCCTGCGCGCCCTGCTCCGCGCGGCCCCGCGCCCGCTGCTGCTGCTCGCTTACTTCAGTCGCCTCTGCGCCAAGGGCGACATTCCCCCGCCACTGCGCGCCCTGCCACGCTACCGCCTGCTGCGCGACCTGCCGCGGCTGCTGCAGGCGTTAGATGCGCTACCTTCCACCGAAGCCGCCAGCTGGGGCCGCCTCGGGGCTCGTCCGTGCCTGCAGGGTCGCCTGGAGCTGTGCCGACGGCTGGAACGGGAGGCCGCCAAATTTTGCCAACTGAGGCTGAGCAGAGACAGGCGTAGGGGTACTGGCTGGAACCCCTGA
- the IL17RE gene encoding interleukin-17 receptor E isoform X2 — translation MILPFGIVLCSHVLGALTPRKSMGSPRLAALLLPLLLLIGLSASSGIGCPYLLHWSTHCLLASHMEDALTGGSAHIPCHTQLALPVSLKSWCAQLWLPACYLHLHLMSNPSDLQGGWIHFLVQKYKKSYKFRFCRRHKMPASAQRKLLNSCCLSEKGHHIAVPFPDISHKGSRSKRTQPSYAKAMEGLPRPSSQRHGGPEFSFELLPEARAIRVTIAPGPEVSVRLCHQWALECEELSSPFEAQKIVSGGHAVDLPYEFFLPCLCIEASYLQEDTVRCKKCPFQNWPEAYGSDFWKSVHFTDYSQHSQMVMALTLRCPLKLEASLCQRQGWHTLCEDLPNATARESQGWYVLEGVDLHPQLCFKFSFGNSSHVECPRGTAPSWNVSMDTQAQQLVLHFSSRMHATFSAAWSHPGLGQDSLVPPVYSISQTQGSSPVTLDLIIPFLKPGSCVLVWRSDVQFSWKHLLCPDVSHRHLGLLILALLALTTLSGIVLVLTRRRPLSGPSHARPVLLLHAAESEAQLRLVGALAELLRAALGGGCDVIVDLWEATRVARVGPLPWLWAARARVAQEQGTVLLLWSSADPSLAGGPDSGAAPLRALLRAAPRPLLLLAYFSRLCAKGDIPPPLRALPRYRLLRDLPRLLQALDALPSTEAASWGRLGARPCLQGRLELCRRLEREAAKFCQLRLSRDRRRGTGWNP, via the exons GCTGTGCAGCCATGTTCTGGGGGCTCTGACCCCACGGAAGTCCATGGGGAGCCCCAGACTGGCAGCCCTGCTCCTGCCTCTCCTGCTGCTCAttggcctctctgcctcctctgggaTTGGCTGCCCCTATCTTCTGCACTGGAGCACCCACTGTCTGCTGGCCTCCCACATG GAAGACGCACTCACTG GAGGGTCTGCTCATATTCCTTGCCATACCCAGTTGGCCCTTCCTGTGTCTCTAAAGTCCTGGTGTGCTCAGCTCTGGCTCCCCGCCTGCTATTTGCACCTGCATCTGATGTCAAATCCTTCAG ACCTCCAGGGGGGCTGGATCCACTTCCTGGTGCAGAAATACAAAAAGTCATACAAGTTCCGGTTCTGTAGGAGACACAAGATGCCAGCATCTGCTCAG AGGAAGCTGCTGAATAGCTGTTGCCTGTCTGAGAAGGGTCATCACATTGCTGTCCCCTTCCCAGACATCTCTCACAAGGGATCACGCTCTAAAAGGACCCAACCTTCATATGCAAAGGCAATGGAAGGTCTCCCCAGACCCAGCTCACAAAGGCATGGAG GGCCCGAGTTCTCCTTTGAATTGTTGCCTGAGGCACGGGCTATTCGAGTGACCATTGCCCCGGGACCCGAGGTCAGCGTGCGTCTTTGTCACCAGTGGGCACTAGAATGCGAGGAGCTGAGCAGTCCCTTCGAGGCCCAG AAAATTGTGTCTGGGGGCCATGCTGTAGACCTGCCTTATGAATTCTTTCTGCCGTGTCTGTGCATAGAG GCATCCTACCTGCAAGAGGACACTGTGAGGTGCAAAAAATGCCCCTTCCAGAACTGGCCTGAAGCCT ATGGCTCGGACTTCTGGAAGTCAGTGCACTTTACTGACTACAGCCAGCACAGTCAGATGGTCATGGCTCTAACCCTCCGCTGCCCACTGAAGCTGGAGGCCTCCCTctgccagaggcagggctggcaCACCCTCTGTGAAGACCTCCCCAATGCCACGGCTCGAGAGTCACAGGGG TGGTATGTTTTGGAGGGAGTAGACTTGCACCCCCAGCTCTGCTTCAAG TTCTCTTTTGGAAATAGCAGCCACGTTGAATGCCCCCGCGGGACTG CCCCATCCTGGAATGTGAGCATGGATACCCAGGCCCAGCAGCTGGTCCTTCACTTCTCCTCGAGGATGCACGCCACCTTCAGTGCTGCCTGGAGCCATCCAGGCTTGGGGCAGGACAGCTTGGTGCCCCCTGTGTATAGCATTAGCCAG ACTCAGGGGTCAAGCCCAGTGACGCTAGACCTCATCATTCCCTTCCTGAAGCCAGGGAGCTGTGTCCTG GTGTGGAGGTCAGATGTTCAGTTTTCCTGGAAGCACCTTTTGTGTCCGGATG TCTCCCATAGACACCTGGGGCTCTTGATCCTGGCACTGCTGGCACTCACCACCCTCTCGGGCATTGTTCTGGTCCTCACTCGCCGGCGCCCACTGTCAG GCCCGAGCCACGCGCGGCCGGTGTTGCTGCTGCACGCGGCGGAGTCAGAGGCGCAGCTGCGCCTGGTGGGAGCACTGGCTGAACTGCTTCGGGCAGCGCTGGGCGGCGGGTGCGACGTGATCGTGGACCTGTGGGAGGCTACGCGCGTAGCGCGCGTGGGCCCGCTGCCGTGGCTGTGGGCGGCGCGGGCGCGCGTGGCGCAGGAGCAGGGCACCGTGCTGCTGCTGTGGAGCAGTGCCGACCCCAGTCTGGCCGGTGGTCCGGATTCCGGCGCAGCGCCCCTGCGCGCCCTGCTCCGCGCGGCCCCGCGCCCGCTGCTGCTGCTCGCTTACTTCAGTCGCCTCTGCGCCAAGGGCGACATTCCCCCGCCACTGCGCGCCCTGCCACGCTACCGCCTGCTGCGCGACCTGCCGCGGCTGCTGCAGGCGTTAGATGCGCTACCTTCCACCGAAGCCGCCAGCTGGGGCCGCCTCGGGGCTCGTCCGTGCCTGCAGGGTCGCCTGGAGCTGTGCCGACGGCTGGAACGGGAGGCCGCCAAATTTTGCCAACTGAGGCTGAGCAGAGACAGGCGTAGGGGTACTGGCTGGAACCCCTGA
- the IL17RE gene encoding interleukin-17 receptor E isoform X1 translates to MILPFGIVLCSHVLGALTPRKSMGSPRLAALLLPLLLLIGLSASSGIGCPYLLHWSTHCLLASHMEDALTGGSAHIPCHTQLALPVSLKSWCAQLWLPACYLHLHLMSNPSDLQGGWIHFLVQKYKKSYKFRFCRRHKMPASAQANPVLCLQRKLLNSCCLSEKGHHIAVPFPDISHKGSRSKRTQPSYAKAMEGLPRPSSQRHGGPEFSFELLPEARAIRVTIAPGPEVSVRLCHQWALECEELSSPFEAQKIVSGGHAVDLPYEFFLPCLCIEASYLQEDTVRCKKCPFQNWPEAYGSDFWKSVHFTDYSQHSQMVMALTLRCPLKLEASLCQRQGWHTLCEDLPNATARESQGWYVLEGVDLHPQLCFKFSFGNSSHVECPRGTAPSWNVSMDTQAQQLVLHFSSRMHATFSAAWSHPGLGQDSLVPPVYSISQTQGSSPVTLDLIIPFLKPGSCVLVWRSDVQFSWKHLLCPDVSHRHLGLLILALLALTTLSGIVLVLTRRRPLSGPSHARPVLLLHAAESEAQLRLVGALAELLRAALGGGCDVIVDLWEATRVARVGPLPWLWAARARVAQEQGTVLLLWSSADPSLAGGPDSGAAPLRALLRAAPRPLLLLAYFSRLCAKGDIPPPLRALPRYRLLRDLPRLLQALDALPSTEAASWGRLGARPCLQGRLELCRRLEREAAKFCQLRLSRDRRRGTGWNP, encoded by the exons GCTGTGCAGCCATGTTCTGGGGGCTCTGACCCCACGGAAGTCCATGGGGAGCCCCAGACTGGCAGCCCTGCTCCTGCCTCTCCTGCTGCTCAttggcctctctgcctcctctgggaTTGGCTGCCCCTATCTTCTGCACTGGAGCACCCACTGTCTGCTGGCCTCCCACATG GAAGACGCACTCACTG GAGGGTCTGCTCATATTCCTTGCCATACCCAGTTGGCCCTTCCTGTGTCTCTAAAGTCCTGGTGTGCTCAGCTCTGGCTCCCCGCCTGCTATTTGCACCTGCATCTGATGTCAAATCCTTCAG ACCTCCAGGGGGGCTGGATCCACTTCCTGGTGCAGAAATACAAAAAGTCATACAAGTTCCGGTTCTGTAGGAGACACAAGATGCCAGCATCTGCTCAG GCCAACCCTGTTCTCTGCCTACAGAGGAAGCTGCTGAATAGCTGTTGCCTGTCTGAGAAGGGTCATCACATTGCTGTCCCCTTCCCAGACATCTCTCACAAGGGATCACGCTCTAAAAGGACCCAACCTTCATATGCAAAGGCAATGGAAGGTCTCCCCAGACCCAGCTCACAAAGGCATGGAG GGCCCGAGTTCTCCTTTGAATTGTTGCCTGAGGCACGGGCTATTCGAGTGACCATTGCCCCGGGACCCGAGGTCAGCGTGCGTCTTTGTCACCAGTGGGCACTAGAATGCGAGGAGCTGAGCAGTCCCTTCGAGGCCCAG AAAATTGTGTCTGGGGGCCATGCTGTAGACCTGCCTTATGAATTCTTTCTGCCGTGTCTGTGCATAGAG GCATCCTACCTGCAAGAGGACACTGTGAGGTGCAAAAAATGCCCCTTCCAGAACTGGCCTGAAGCCT ATGGCTCGGACTTCTGGAAGTCAGTGCACTTTACTGACTACAGCCAGCACAGTCAGATGGTCATGGCTCTAACCCTCCGCTGCCCACTGAAGCTGGAGGCCTCCCTctgccagaggcagggctggcaCACCCTCTGTGAAGACCTCCCCAATGCCACGGCTCGAGAGTCACAGGGG TGGTATGTTTTGGAGGGAGTAGACTTGCACCCCCAGCTCTGCTTCAAG TTCTCTTTTGGAAATAGCAGCCACGTTGAATGCCCCCGCGGGACTG CCCCATCCTGGAATGTGAGCATGGATACCCAGGCCCAGCAGCTGGTCCTTCACTTCTCCTCGAGGATGCACGCCACCTTCAGTGCTGCCTGGAGCCATCCAGGCTTGGGGCAGGACAGCTTGGTGCCCCCTGTGTATAGCATTAGCCAG ACTCAGGGGTCAAGCCCAGTGACGCTAGACCTCATCATTCCCTTCCTGAAGCCAGGGAGCTGTGTCCTG GTGTGGAGGTCAGATGTTCAGTTTTCCTGGAAGCACCTTTTGTGTCCGGATG TCTCCCATAGACACCTGGGGCTCTTGATCCTGGCACTGCTGGCACTCACCACCCTCTCGGGCATTGTTCTGGTCCTCACTCGCCGGCGCCCACTGTCAG GCCCGAGCCACGCGCGGCCGGTGTTGCTGCTGCACGCGGCGGAGTCAGAGGCGCAGCTGCGCCTGGTGGGAGCACTGGCTGAACTGCTTCGGGCAGCGCTGGGCGGCGGGTGCGACGTGATCGTGGACCTGTGGGAGGCTACGCGCGTAGCGCGCGTGGGCCCGCTGCCGTGGCTGTGGGCGGCGCGGGCGCGCGTGGCGCAGGAGCAGGGCACCGTGCTGCTGCTGTGGAGCAGTGCCGACCCCAGTCTGGCCGGTGGTCCGGATTCCGGCGCAGCGCCCCTGCGCGCCCTGCTCCGCGCGGCCCCGCGCCCGCTGCTGCTGCTCGCTTACTTCAGTCGCCTCTGCGCCAAGGGCGACATTCCCCCGCCACTGCGCGCCCTGCCACGCTACCGCCTGCTGCGCGACCTGCCGCGGCTGCTGCAGGCGTTAGATGCGCTACCTTCCACCGAAGCCGCCAGCTGGGGCCGCCTCGGGGCTCGTCCGTGCCTGCAGGGTCGCCTGGAGCTGTGCCGACGGCTGGAACGGGAGGCCGCCAAATTTTGCCAACTGAGGCTGAGCAGAGACAGGCGTAGGGGTACTGGCTGGAACCCCTGA